In Flavivirga abyssicola, the following are encoded in one genomic region:
- a CDS encoding SixA phosphatase family protein has product MKKLIIVRHAKSSWKHNVIDHERPLNERGFKDADLVSENLKGSGLKVDLVLSSDAMRAETTSDIFISNLNIDESIVHLNHDLYDFSGSHLIEVIKSCDDSVDTLMVFGHNHAITAFVNTYGSIIIDNVPTSGVVVIEFDIVNWKNLNQGKTIQTLFPRDLK; this is encoded by the coding sequence ATGAAAAAATTAATTATAGTAAGACACGCTAAATCTTCATGGAAACATAATGTGATAGATCATGAAAGACCACTTAATGAAAGAGGTTTTAAAGATGCCGATTTAGTTTCAGAAAACTTAAAAGGAAGCGGTTTAAAGGTCGATTTAGTTTTGTCAAGCGATGCTATGCGTGCCGAAACCACTTCAGACATTTTTATCTCTAACCTGAATATTGATGAAAGTATTGTTCACTTAAATCATGATTTATATGATTTTTCTGGAAGTCATCTTATTGAAGTTATTAAATCATGTGATGATTCTGTTGATACACTCATGGTTTTTGGACATAACCATGCCATTACGGCTTTTGTAAATACTTATGGAAGCATCATAATAGATAATGTTCCTACTAGTGGAGTGGTTGTTATAGAGTTTGATATTGTAAATTGGAAAAATTTAAATCAAGGGAAGACCATACAAACATTATTTCCTAGAGATTTAAAATAA